The genome window TGTCAGCCAATAACAAATTTTAGTTTCACAACACTCGAGAGACTGGACATGAATATAGCCTAAATAAAGGTCGATAGTCTTATTTTCTCGTCTTAGAATATATACATGTCCACCTAACAAGTACTCTTATTTGTCCTTTTCCTGTCAAAAACAACTTGCTAAGGAGTGGGAGTCCTTGCATTGCTTGGATAAGGCTCCTGCTGTTATTATCTGAAAAGTCAGATTGGTGCAAATGCACCATTATTGGATATGGCTGCAGCAGCTGTAGCTGTAAGCCCACGGGCACTTGATCCGAGCAATACAAAATTCTCGTCTGCAAGAGTCCCAAACGCCGCCGTATGCTTGCTTCAAATGTGCCATTTTTCCCAGGAAGTTAAACAACTGCATGCCCAACTGATAGTTTCAGGACTGATTCATCATCCCCTGAATCCGGGAAGACTCATTGAATCCTACGTTTCAACCTCTCACCTTTCCTATGCCCTGTCAGTTTTCGAGTCAATTTCTTGTCCTGATACATTTGCCTACAACAGCTTGATTAGAGGCCTAACGCTTGGTCATCATTTCCTAGATAATCAATCCCTTCGGTTGTATCAAGAATTCTTGTCAAATGGACTCAACCCTGATAACTATACATTCACTTTTGTGCTCAAATCATGTTCCCGAATGAGAGCCACTTCTGAAGGGAAACAAGTTCATGCCCAGATAATCAAGGCCGGCATGGAACCAACCACCCATGTCTTAAGCTCGTTAATTAGTATGTACTCAAACTGCGGTCACATGGAGTCTGCAGAAAGACTTCTTGCTTCAGTTTCCGATGGAAGCGTTCTTGTCATGAATGCCATGATCACTGGTCACCTCAACCAAGGTCAATTTGGCATTGCCAGAGAACTGTTCGATAAAATGAGCAAGAGGGATACTGCAACTTGGAGCACGATGATAACTGGGTATAGCAAGAGTAATATGCATGCAGAAGCTCTATCTACCTTTCAAGAAATGGTGGCGAATCGAGTTCAGTTGAACGAGGCAACGCTTGTTAGCGCATTATCTGCCTGTGCTCATTTAGGAGCTTTGGATCAGGGAAGATGGATACACACATACATTGAGAAAAATGGTGTCAATGTTCAGGTTAGGCTTGCTACTGCAATGGTTGACATGTATGCCAAATGTGGCTGCATAGACCTTAGCTATGAAGTATTCAAGAATATGCCTGAGAAAGATGTTGTTGCATGGG of Coffea arabica cultivar ET-39 chromosome 5c, Coffea Arabica ET-39 HiFi, whole genome shotgun sequence contains these proteins:
- the LOC140007396 gene encoding pentatricopeptide repeat-containing protein At5g66520-like; the encoded protein is MAAAAVAVSPRALDPSNTKFSSARVPNAAVCLLQMCHFSQEVKQLHAQLIVSGLIHHPLNPGRLIESYVSTSHLSYALSVFESISCPDTFAYNSLIRGLTLGHHFLDNQSLRLYQEFLSNGLNPDNYTFTFVLKSCSRMRATSEGKQVHAQIIKAGMEPTTHVLSSLISMYSNCGHMESAERLLASVSDGSVLVMNAMITGHLNQGQFGIARELFDKMSKRDTATWSTMITGYSKSNMHAEALSTFQEMVANRVQLNEATLVSALSACAHLGALDQGRWIHTYIEKNGVNVQVRLATAMVDMYAKCGCIDLSYEVFKNMPEKDVVAWGVIISGFAAHGEARRCFELFNQMIENGISPNEVIFVAMLSACSHAGCVESGFHYFNEMTHFYGIRPSMEHYGCMVDLLGRAGRLADAEELISCMSEKPNSVIWGALLNACRIYKDQDRGERVCRELVKLEPTADRYKQVGGFFATVGAKEMASNLWGFMRDKNLDIANGLSFVEVDDIVHEFVVGDICHSQSADIFKVLDGTC